From Spirosoma agri, one genomic window encodes:
- the nudK gene encoding GDP-mannose pyrophosphatase NudK, which produces MTTERVQITEEKLLSDNWYVLKRFTFNYLGKNGKWTTQQREAYDRGNGATILLYNPQADTVILTRQFRLPTFVNGNSDGGPSSGMLIETCAGLLDNDDPETAIRRETEEETGYRIQSVQKVMEAYMSPGSVTEKLFFYIAEYTADTERNAGGGIDEEEIDILELPFQQALAMMKSGEIMDGKTIMLLQHLYLRQLTQFPN; this is translated from the coding sequence ATGACGACTGAACGGGTGCAAATAACGGAAGAGAAACTGTTGTCTGATAATTGGTACGTGCTGAAGCGGTTCACATTCAATTACCTTGGTAAAAACGGCAAATGGACAACCCAGCAGCGCGAAGCCTACGACCGGGGCAACGGGGCTACGATTCTGCTCTACAATCCACAAGCGGATACCGTCATCCTAACTCGCCAGTTTCGATTGCCAACCTTCGTCAATGGCAATAGCGATGGCGGTCCATCGTCGGGTATGTTGATCGAAACCTGCGCCGGTCTGCTGGACAACGACGATCCGGAAACGGCAATCCGACGGGAGACAGAAGAAGAAACGGGCTATCGGATTCAGTCCGTGCAGAAAGTGATGGAAGCCTACATGAGCCCCGGTTCAGTAACCGAAAAACTCTTTTTCTACATCGCCGAATACACCGCCGATACGGAACGGAATGCCGGTGGCGGCATCGATGAAGAAGAGATCGATATTCTGGAACTGCCTTTTCAACAGGCGCTGGCGATGATGAAAAGCGGTGAGATCATGGACGGTAAAACGATCATGCTCTTGCAGCACCTGTACCTTCGCCAACTAACGCAATTCCCAAACTGA
- a CDS encoding hydantoinase B/oxoprolinase family protein, with protein MWQIWIDTGGTFTDGLAQDPNGLIHRTKVLSSSRLRGQFINGKLVAPWLTAPIFDGYQLRVIETNEVFTIESLRVDGKIEVRNADILSADFDTDRMSALRITELQTVELFTGEEAPVLATRLLTQTPLNQPFPPLEMRLGTTKGTNALLERKGGRVTLLVTQGFKDLLKIGTQQRPDLFQLAISSADVLYDSVLEVAERITAGGDILTPLSDQTIEHLVDQLRRIRPDAVAISLLNAYRNPTHERQLRDALTTTGFTYLTLSSDVSVAPQYVSRTQTTVVDAYLTPVMRSYLDNVQQQLGCSPTSRNSVRIMTSSGGLVRADLFQPKDSLLSGPAGGVIGAAATSHDQPVLTLDMGGTSTDVARVQTTLDYRFTTRIGSFDLQLPSLAIETVAAGGGSICWFERHGASSGQLRVGPHSAGANPGPACYGATTPDQPLLLTITDVNLLLGKLHPDQFGIPVFPEKAQTALQSIIEQIEAVTGHRPDAVELLRGFEHIANETMAGAIRKISVARGFDPKDYSLLVFGGAGGLHGCAIARLLDMERLILPFDGGLLSAYGIGKAQIERIVSRSILQPLATVSDKLPALFDEIGHQAIDALLTDVSADEPVELPSALIYLRLQGQESSVDIPYPSSLYANQEPSAVMVRTHLEAVFQQKYQQLYGHFPADATGQPRLVEVESIRVIASTINSQDPTSGPPVTHRHAVPAFETAEFPAYNWTQLQEGDTFRGPALLLNTTSSAFIEAGWRVIVQAGNNVIVDYIEDVDIAPRFWNSQATVAGEAGAVRRVGEDKGSQEVIQLELFTQRFRAIAEEMGAQLQRTAFSVNVKERLDFSCALLDANAELVANAPHIPVHLGSLGICARLVLAHIQLEPGDVVITNHPKYGGSHLPDVTLLSGVFTDANELIGYVINRAHHAEIGGKVPGSMPPDATNLTEEGVVLEPQYIVKGGQFLWASTGNQDTDGLSSRFTNAPYPTRALAENRADIEAALASLKAGETALRTLVNQHGLSTVHHYMARLQQSATDAILSVLKPLNGNQFTAEESLDDGHTICVRMAIDNGRITFDFSGTSGVHPNNLNANISILYSAILYVLRLWCKSDETPVDIPLNEGLMAPVDLILPESSFLNPIFPDDPALCPAVVGGNTEVSQRLVDTLLKALGLAACSQGTMNNFLFGKPATTSPGFGYYETIGGGTGATQGAAGRSAVHQHMTNTKLTDPEELERRYPVRLHQFSIREGSGGNGRWRGGDGIIREIEFLGPVQATLLSQHRVVAPYGLNGGEPGATGRQTLIYADGQEADLPGIFTRAMQAGERVRIETPGGGGANEL; from the coding sequence ATGTGGCAAATCTGGATCGACACGGGCGGCACGTTTACCGATGGCCTCGCCCAGGACCCAAACGGACTAATTCACCGCACAAAAGTTTTGAGTAGCAGCCGTCTGCGCGGTCAGTTCATTAACGGCAAACTCGTTGCTCCCTGGCTAACGGCTCCTATTTTTGACGGCTATCAACTACGGGTTATTGAGACAAACGAAGTTTTTACAATCGAATCACTACGTGTTGATGGGAAGATAGAAGTGCGTAACGCGGACATCCTGTCCGCAGATTTCGATACGGACAGGATGTCCGCGTTACGCATCACCGAATTGCAGACGGTTGAACTTTTTACCGGTGAAGAAGCGCCGGTTCTGGCCACGCGGTTGTTGACACAAACACCGCTGAACCAACCATTTCCTCCTTTGGAAATGCGTTTGGGCACAACGAAAGGAACAAATGCCCTGCTTGAACGAAAGGGTGGCCGCGTGACTTTATTGGTTACCCAAGGATTTAAAGACTTGCTTAAAATCGGGACCCAACAGCGTCCAGACCTCTTCCAGCTGGCGATTTCATCCGCTGACGTGCTGTATGATTCGGTGCTGGAAGTGGCCGAACGCATAACGGCCGGCGGGGACATACTGACTCCACTGAGTGACCAAACGATTGAGCACCTTGTTGACCAGCTTCGCCGGATACGACCCGACGCCGTAGCCATATCGCTCCTGAACGCTTACCGGAATCCAACGCACGAACGGCAGCTCCGCGATGCCCTGACAACCACTGGATTCACCTACCTAACGCTGTCAAGCGACGTTTCGGTAGCTCCGCAGTACGTCTCCCGGACGCAAACTACCGTTGTCGACGCTTACCTGACACCCGTCATGCGGTCCTACCTGGACAACGTACAACAGCAACTTGGCTGCAGCCCAACGTCCCGAAATTCGGTGCGTATCATGACCAGTTCGGGCGGCCTGGTTCGGGCAGATCTGTTTCAGCCAAAAGATAGTCTGCTCAGTGGCCCGGCGGGGGGGGTGATTGGTGCGGCCGCGACCAGCCATGACCAACCGGTGCTTACCCTCGACATGGGCGGCACCAGCACCGATGTAGCGCGGGTTCAAACCACCCTGGATTATCGATTCACGACCCGAATCGGCTCCTTCGATCTGCAACTGCCTTCGCTGGCTATCGAAACGGTAGCGGCCGGGGGCGGCTCCATCTGCTGGTTCGAACGTCACGGGGCTTCGTCGGGGCAACTCCGGGTTGGTCCGCACAGCGCGGGGGCCAATCCCGGTCCGGCCTGTTATGGCGCAACAACACCCGACCAGCCGCTACTGCTTACGATTACGGACGTCAATCTGTTACTGGGCAAGTTGCACCCAGATCAGTTCGGCATTCCGGTGTTTCCGGAAAAAGCGCAGACCGCGTTACAGTCGATTATCGAGCAGATTGAGGCCGTAACAGGCCATCGTCCCGACGCGGTGGAGTTGTTACGCGGTTTCGAGCACATTGCGAACGAGACAATGGCCGGAGCCATCCGCAAAATTTCGGTGGCGCGTGGGTTCGATCCCAAAGACTATAGCCTGCTGGTTTTTGGGGGAGCGGGCGGCTTACACGGCTGTGCCATTGCCCGATTGCTCGACATGGAGCGATTGATCCTCCCCTTCGACGGCGGTTTACTGAGCGCCTATGGTATCGGTAAAGCGCAGATTGAGCGAATCGTATCGCGGTCGATTTTACAGCCGCTGGCAACTGTTTCGGACAAGTTACCCGCTCTTTTTGACGAGATTGGCCACCAGGCTATCGACGCGTTACTAACCGACGTTAGTGCAGATGAGCCGGTCGAACTACCATCGGCCCTCATCTATTTGCGTTTGCAGGGCCAGGAATCGTCCGTTGACATTCCTTATCCTTCCTCGCTGTATGCGAATCAGGAGCCGTCAGCCGTTATGGTCCGTACGCATCTGGAAGCTGTCTTTCAACAGAAGTACCAGCAGCTCTATGGTCATTTTCCAGCAGATGCCACTGGTCAACCGCGCCTTGTCGAAGTCGAAAGCATCCGCGTTATCGCCAGTACGATTAATAGCCAAGATCCCACCAGCGGACCGCCCGTCACTCATCGCCATGCGGTTCCGGCTTTCGAAACAGCTGAATTTCCAGCCTACAACTGGACACAGTTACAGGAGGGCGATACCTTTCGCGGGCCGGCTTTACTGCTGAACACAACCTCATCCGCTTTTATTGAAGCCGGTTGGCGGGTAATCGTCCAGGCCGGCAACAATGTGATCGTTGATTATATCGAGGACGTTGATATTGCCCCCCGTTTCTGGAACAGTCAGGCTACCGTTGCGGGAGAGGCCGGAGCAGTCCGCCGGGTCGGTGAGGATAAAGGCAGTCAGGAGGTGATCCAGCTAGAATTGTTTACGCAACGATTCCGGGCCATTGCGGAGGAAATGGGTGCCCAGTTGCAGCGGACAGCGTTTTCGGTCAACGTGAAAGAGCGACTCGATTTTTCCTGTGCGCTACTCGACGCCAATGCCGAACTGGTTGCCAATGCCCCCCATATTCCCGTCCACCTGGGCAGTTTGGGTATTTGTGCCCGGTTGGTCCTCGCGCATATCCAGCTCGAACCGGGGGATGTCGTCATTACCAACCACCCTAAATACGGCGGTTCGCACCTGCCCGATGTGACGCTCCTGAGTGGTGTTTTTACGGACGCGAATGAACTGATCGGCTACGTTATTAACCGGGCGCACCACGCCGAGATTGGCGGAAAAGTGCCGGGCTCCATGCCGCCCGACGCAACGAATCTGACCGAAGAAGGCGTGGTTCTGGAGCCTCAGTACATCGTGAAAGGTGGACAATTTCTGTGGGCGAGCACGGGCAATCAGGATACAGATGGTCTTTCCTCCCGCTTTACCAATGCCCCCTACCCGACCCGCGCCCTGGCCGAAAACCGGGCCGACATCGAAGCCGCACTGGCATCGCTGAAAGCGGGTGAAACAGCCCTGCGAACGCTGGTCAACCAGCATGGTTTATCCACGGTTCATCACTACATGGCACGTCTGCAACAATCGGCTACAGACGCGATCTTATCGGTACTAAAGCCACTGAATGGTAACCAGTTCACGGCCGAAGAATCCCTCGACGATGGTCATACGATTTGCGTTCGTATGGCGATAGACAACGGCCGAATAACGTTCGATTTTTCCGGCACGTCAGGCGTTCATCCGAATAACCTGAACGCGAATATTTCCATTCTGTACAGTGCTATCCTGTACGTTTTACGGCTCTGGTGCAAGTCCGACGAGACACCTGTTGATATCCCGCTCAACGAGGGTCTGATGGCGCCGGTTGACCTGATCCTGCCCGAATCCTCGTTTCTAAACCCTATTTTCCCCGACGATCCTGCCCTGTGTCCGGCCGTAGTGGGCGGCAACACGGAAGTTAGTCAGCGGCTGGTTGACACATTGCTCAAGGCATTGGGTTTGGCGGCTTGCAGTCAGGGTACGATGAACAACTTTTTATTTGGCAAACCGGCCACGACCTCACCGGGTTTCGGGTATTACGAAACGATCGGTGGGGGTACCGGGGCAACCCAGGGCGCAGCTGGTCGCTCGGCGGTTCATCAGCATATGACCAACACGAAGCTCACCGACCCCGAAGAACTCGAACGGCGCTACCCCGTTCGTTTACACCAGTTTAGTATCCGCGAAGGGTCCGGTGGCAACGGCCGATGGCGTGGTGGCGACGGAATTATCCGTGAGATCGAATTTCTAGGACCCGTTCAGGCAACCCTATTGAGTCAGCACCGCGTTGTAGCGCCCTACGGCTTGAACGGGGGTGAACCAGGCGCAACAGGCCGCCAAACGCTGATCTATGCCGATGGACAGGAAGCCGATCTGCCCGGCATTTTCACAAGGGCGATGCAAGCGGGCGAACGGGTCCGGATCGAAACACCGGGAGGTGGGGGCGCTAACGAGCTTTGA
- a CDS encoding DeoR/GlpR family DNA-binding transcription regulator: MNFQNRKQLIVRTVDERGSVDVGELAELLQTSEMTVRRDLVQLAASGLIYRTRGGAMKVSLATDKHTFANKTATHADRKDYICQLAAQEIQEGDVIFMDCGSTVFRLCQFIRNKRITVVTNSLPIVAELMDAEVAVNLVGGEVDKERQAMHGLMAEEHMMRYRANRAFIGVDGISLEKGLSANGEKEASTALTIAKQTDKVYLLCDSSKLETNKYLYFAPLSLFDVLITDKEASPALVTAYREAGITLIN; this comes from the coding sequence ATGAATTTCCAAAACCGAAAGCAGCTAATTGTACGAACGGTCGATGAACGCGGCTCCGTCGATGTCGGTGAATTAGCCGAATTACTCCAGACGTCCGAGATGACGGTCCGGCGCGATTTGGTGCAGCTAGCGGCTTCGGGCCTGATTTATCGCACGCGGGGTGGGGCCATGAAAGTGAGTCTGGCGACGGACAAACACACGTTTGCCAACAAAACGGCGACTCATGCGGATCGTAAAGATTATATCTGCCAACTGGCCGCTCAGGAGATTCAGGAGGGCGACGTAATTTTTATGGATTGTGGCAGTACCGTATTCCGACTTTGTCAGTTTATCCGAAACAAGCGGATCACAGTCGTAACGAATTCACTGCCCATTGTCGCGGAGTTGATGGACGCCGAGGTGGCCGTTAATCTGGTCGGTGGCGAAGTAGATAAAGAGCGTCAGGCCATGCACGGGCTGATGGCCGAAGAACACATGATGCGTTACCGTGCCAACCGGGCGTTCATTGGTGTCGATGGTATTTCGCTGGAAAAGGGGTTGAGCGCCAACGGCGAAAAAGAAGCCAGCACGGCCCTGACCATCGCTAAACAGACGGATAAAGTTTACCTCCTCTGCGATTCGTCGAAATTAGAAACCAACAAATACCTCTATTTTGCGCCTTTAAGTCTGTTTGACGTACTGATCACCGACAAGGAAGCGAGTCCCGCTCTGGTAACGGCTTATCGGGAGGCAGGCATTACATTGATCAATTAA